One genomic region from Vitis riparia cultivar Riparia Gloire de Montpellier isolate 1030 chromosome 17, EGFV_Vit.rip_1.0, whole genome shotgun sequence encodes:
- the LOC117904911 gene encoding uncharacterized protein LOC117904911 isoform X2: protein MPGNEVGDRVHNFFGQDNLSQGQHHSQAVDGNWPGLNNNLWVGNQRQIGTLPTSNPKNYSVQQPDSERGHGSQSSRVPHGLNFTQSTLRPDIVKNQSQNQQLNLNGYMHGHTGFQTRQNEANLLGVDTESDRHSLTSRGLSSFESQRGNGPEHHRKNSVMMETTESPVNFDFLGGQPQMGGQQSGMLQSLARQQSGFNDMQILQQQVMLKQMQELQRQQQIQQQETRQHNSINQIPSFSNQAPGNHSPAMINGAPIHDASNYSWHPEFMSGNTNWIQRGASPVIQGSSNGLMFSPDQGQALRMMGLAPQQGDQSLYGVPVSNTRGTSSQYSHMQVDRAAMQQTPSGSNSFPSNQYTAFPDQPSLQDGNLVSKQGFPVKKLFGQAPGQNLSGGVVLENLQQLNSQQRNAPLQEFHGRQNLAGSSETLQEKTVMPVARAQSSAGLDPTEEKFLYGTDDSIWDVFGKGSNMGTGGHNQLDGTDIGGAFPSMQSGSWSALMQSAVAETSSNDIGLQEEWSGPIFQSIEPPTGNPQPATYSDGGKKQTVWADNLQVASSLSSKPFSLPNDVNMTTNYSSFPGFQQSGLKFSNEESERLQMNSSHRSIQHSSEEGSKWLDRNPPQKTVGEGNQNYGSATRSSDAGPNLKSISGPWVHQQSISSYSTGGQPSNKPNGWNFIESGAPGGDATMRAHENENLLHHSQSNDLNRAMHGSGTWKADSLPDSTVELDHVKCGTGSSQVNREDSNRNNVAAIPNFSSGKTSQETSQQLPNSQHDYWKNVASPVNSKGNEGLGKHQHHLNKGPQVLESSVNSSTKGAVEMHEMENCDKKENSSDGYRSNLSHRASSGGLRENVWLDASDSRSLPGAKQKLSGQVGRKTSGSRRFQYHPMGNLEVDIEPSYEAKHVSHAQAMSQQVSRGLKSHEQGFSGPSKFSGHVPKDSNEMEKGPSPEFQGDTRGVDEVPSRGIFPGSMPNMSAPPDRSVGIYIQNKTAQSSQNMLELLHKVDQSRDRGTAAQFSSSERNSLSEMPEPETSDGSVGHLQRNQSSASQGFGLQLAPPSQRLPVPNRSLVSQSSSQTVNLLNSHTSPEIGDKSRAWLASTASVQSLPPSREASQGELRNNRSVTQGQTGKEAPQPNIGGSFSTAFTPGFPYSRSPLQNQHMTVASGQVTSDQSVNASFDRFAACSRKVDDSYDRIPTSQSATAPLSDLAANAPYNNIASMSDMSRLSSSNQLHVRGSTQQTPVLEAVPVSRPSFSSGTSHQDGFSKVPNVWTNVSTQQCLPGVEAHKAPSNVFKSHFKSTSNSETTSSTSQKLDDQDAHKGGSGPSEFGVYSLKDQAFGSVEEQPVKDSPWKQVSSENIDPVQKPMHGSQGKESVGNHLSAASPSNPAATQRDIEAFGRSLKPNNSLNQNFSLLHQMHAMKGTEIDPGNRGLKRFKGLDCSLDSQGAPKAGQQLAYGYNTVARDASVNHTSVPSEDPKILSFSSEQMDNRNRNASSQVLPGSIPSQDMLVFGRNDSQNYSSGNNSVSSRAEHSQISPQMAPSWFDQYGTFKNGQMFPMYDAHKTTTMRTVEQPFIVGKSSDSLHTRNSMDQVNGAFDTSQVANVQHSSTPISMASDHLSAPLSLPPNVTDQSLVVVRPKKRKSATCELLPWHKEVTQFRRLQKNSMAELDWAQATNRLIDRVEDEAEIIEDGFPFLRPKRRLILTTQLMQQLLRPPPAAILSVDASSNCESVVYSVARLTLGDACSFLSVSGSDSSMSLESGNLLAEKHKTSEKIGDQYFTKVMEDFISRARKLENDLFRLDNRASVLDLRVDCQDLEKFSVINRFAKFHSRGQADGPETSSSSDATANAQKTCPQRYVTALPMPRNLPDRSFFFYRKWGEYKCSLVFLKSSLLVGQYPQMSIHIKYLFSFL from the exons ATGCCTGGCAACGAAGTTGGAGATAGGGTCCACAATTTTTTTGGGCAAGACAACTTGTCTCAGGGCCAGCATCATTCACAGGCTGTAGACGGGAATTGGCCGGGTCTAAATAACAATCTTTGGGTGGGAAACCAGAGACAGATTGGTACGCTTCCAACTTCCAATCCCAAGAATTACAGTGTACAACAACCAG ATTCTGAGAGAGGACATGGCAGTCAGTCTTCTCGAGTCCCACATGGCTTGAACTTTACACAATCAACTCTGAGGCCTGACATTGTCAAAAATCAGTCTCAGAATCAACAGCTGAATCTGAATGGCTATATGCATGGTCATACTGGTTTTCAGACAAGGCAGAATGAAGCAAACCTTTTGGGAGTGGATACAGAATCTGATCGGCATAGCCTAACATCGAGAGGCTTATCTAGTTTTGAATCACAGCGAGGGAATGGTCCTGAACATCATAGGAAAAATTCAGTAATGATGGAAACTACCGAATCTCctgttaattttgattttcttggtgGTCAGCCACAGATGGGTGGCCAGCAATCAGGCATGCTGCAATCTTTGGCAAGGCAACAATCTGGGTTTAATGACATGCAGATTCTCCAGCAACAAGTGATGCTCAAACAAATGCAAGAACTTCAGAGACAGCAACAAATTCAGCAACAAGAAACAAGGCAACACAATTCCATAAATCAAATTCCCTCCTTTTCTAACCAGGCTCCTGGGAACCATTCACCTGCCATGATTAATGGAGCTCCCATCCATGATGCATCTAATTATTCATGGCACCCTGAGTTTATGTCAGGAAACACAAACTGGATCCAGCGTGGTGCATCACCTGTAATCCAGGGATCCTCTAATGGACTCATGTTTTCCCCTGATCAAGGTCAGGCACTCCGCATGATGGGTTTGGCTCCTCAACAGGGTGATCAGTCTTTGTATGGGGTTCCTGTTTCTAACACAAGAGGTACTTCGAGCCAATATTCTCATATGCAAGTGGATAGGGCAGCAATGCAGCAGACTCCATCTGGCAGTAATTCATTTCCAAGCAATCAATATACTGCATTCCCAGATCAACCTAGCTTGCAGGATGGTAATTTGGTTTCTAAGCAGGGTTTTCCAGTGAAAAAATTGTTTGGGCAGGCTCCTGGTCAAAATTTAAGTGGTGGtgttgttttggaaaatttgcAGCAATTGAACTCCCAGCAAAGAAATGCACCTTTGCAGGAATTTCATGGAAGGCAAAATCTTGCTGGTTCATCCGAAACATTACAAGAGAAAACAGTGATGCCGGTTGCTCGTGCTCAGAGTTCAGCTGGCCTTGATCCAACTGAAGAAAAGTTTTTGTATGGTACTGATGACAGTATTTGGGATGTCTTTGGCAAGGGCTCCAATATGGGTACAGGAGGCCATAATCAGCTGGATGGTACAGACATTGGAGGAGCATTTCCTTCCATGCAGAGTGGAAGTTGGAGTGCTCTTATGCAGTCCGCTGTAGCAGAAACTTCTAGTAATGATATAGGGCTACAGGAAGAGTGGAGTGGGCCGATTTTTCAGAGCATTGAACCTCCAACTGGGAACCCTCAGCCAGCGACATACAGTGATGGAGGCAAAAAGCAAACAGTTTGGGCTGATAACTTGCAGGTTGCCTCTTCATTAAGttctaaaccttttagtttacCTAATGATGTCAATATGACTACTAATTATAGTAGCTTCCCTGGATTTCAGCAATCTggactcaaattttcaaatgaagagAGTGAGAGGTTGCAGATGAATTCTTCTCACAGATCCATACAGCATTCTTCTGAAGAAGGAAGCAAGTGGCTAGATCGCAACCCTCCACAAAAGACAGTTGGTGAAGGGAATCAAAATTATGGAAGTGCCACCCGTTCTTCTGATGCAGGTCCAAACTTGAAGAGCATTTCAGGACCTTGGGTCCATCAACAGAGCATATCCTCTTACAGCACTGGTGGCCAACCCAGCAATAAACCAAATGGTTGGAATTTTATTGAGTCTGGAGCACCTGGTGGGGATGCTACAATGAGAGctcatgaaaatgaaaactTATTGCACCATTCTCAGAGTAATGATCTTAACAGAGCCATGCATGGTTCTGGTACATGGAAAGCTGATTCCCTTCCTGATTCAACAGTTGAATTGGACCATGTAAAGTGTGGCACTGGAAGTTCACAGGTCAATAGAGAAGATTCCAATCGTAATAATGTTGCTGCAATACCAAATTTTAGTTCTGGAAAGACCAGCCAGGAAACTAGCCAACAGCTTCCAAATAGTCAACATGATTATTGGAAAAATGTTGCTTCTCCTGTGAACTCTAAAGGAAATGAAGGCTTGGGGAAACACCAGCATCATCTAAATAAGGGCCCTCAGGTTTTGGAGTCATCAGTGAATAGCTCTACCAAGGGAGCAGTTGAAATGCATGAGATGGAGAACTGTGATAAAAAAGAGAACTCCAGTGATGGCTATCGCTCTAACTTATCCCATCGTGCTTCCTCTGGtggtttgagagaaaatgtttGGTTAGATGCAAGTGACTCACGTTCTTTGCCAGGCGCCAAACAAAAGTTGTCTGGTCAGGTTGGTAGAAAAACCTCGGGGTCTCGCCGATTTCAGTATCATCCAATGGGAAATTTGGAAGTGGATATAGAACCGTCTTATGAAGCAAAACATGTTTCACACGCACAGGCCATGTCTCAGCAGGTTTCCCGGGGATTAAAAAGTCATGAACAAGGATTTTCTGGACCATCTAAATTTTCTGGTCATGTTCCTAAAGATTCGAATGAAATGGAAAAG GGTCCATCGCCTGAATTTCAGGGAGACACAAGAGGAGTAGATGAGGTACCTTCTAGAGGAATATTTCCTGGTTCTATGCCTAATATGTCTGCTCCTCCTGACAGATCAGTTGGTATCTATATCCAAAACAAGACTGCTCAATCAAG TCAAAATATGCTTGAACTTCTTCACAAGGTGGATCAATCAAGGGATCGAGGCACAGCAGCTCAGTTCAGTTCTTCAGAGCGGAATTCACTATCTGAGATGCCAGAACCAGAAACTTCTGATGGGTCTGTAGGTCACCTTCAGCGAAATCAGTCCTCTGCTTCTCAGGGTTTTGGTTTGCAACTGGCCCCTCCTTCTCAGCGATTGCCTGTTCCAAACCGTTCCTTGGTTTCTCAGAGCTCCTCACAGACAGTTAATTTGCTCAACTCGCATACCTCTCCTGAGATAGGAGATAAGAGTCGTGCATGGTTGGCATCCACTGCTTCTGTTCAGTCTTTGCCTCCTTCCCGTGAAGCATCTCAGGGAGAGTTGAGAAATAATAGATCTGTTACTCAAGGACAAACTGGAAAGGAAGCCCCACAGCCTAACATTGGAGGAAGCTTTTCTACTGCTTTTACACCTGGCTTCCCTTATTCTAGGAGTCCGCTTCAGAATCAGCATATGACTGTTGCAAGTGGGCAAGTTACATCTGATCAATCTGTCAATGCATCTTTTGATAGGTTTGCTGCCTGTTCTAGAAAGGTTGATGACTCTTATGATAGAATTCCAACTAGTCAATCTGCAACTGCACCATTATCTGATTTAGCTGCCAATGCACCATATAACAACATTGCTTCCATGTCAGACATGTCCCGCCTGAGTAGTAGCAACCAATTGCATGTGAGAGGTTCCACCCAACAGACCCCTGTGTTGGAGGCTGTGCCTGTTTCACGGCCTTCTTTTTCATCTGGCACATCCCATCAGGATGGTTTTTCAAAGGTACCTAATGTATGGACCAATGTTTCAACTCAACAATGTTTACCAGGTGTTGAAGCTCACAAGGCGCCTTCCAATGTATTTAAATCCCATTTTAAATCAACCAGTAATTCAGAAACAACTTCCTCCACATCACAGAAGCTGGATGATCAAGATGCCCACAAAGGAGGGAGTGGCCCATCTGAGTTTGGAGTATATTCTTTGAAAGATCAAGCCTTTGGTTCTGTGGAAGAGCAGCCAGTGAAAGACAGCCCCTGGAAGCAAGTGTCATCTGAGAACATTGACCCAGTCCAAAAGCCAATGCATGGTTCACAAGGAAAAGAATCTGTTGGTAATCATCTTTCTGCTGCATCTCCTTCAAACCCTGCTGCCACCCAAAGAGATATTGAAGCTTTTGGCCGTTCTTTGAAACCAAATAATAGTTTGAATCAGAATTTCTCATTGTTGCATCAGATGCATGCCATGAAGGGTACTGAGATTGATCCTGGTAATAGGGGCTTGAAGAGATTTAAAGGACTGGATTGCAGTCTGGACTCTCAGGGAGCTCCTAAGGCAGGACAACAGTTGGCATATGGCTACAATACAGTGGCCAGGGATGCATCAGTTAATCATACCTCAGTTCCATCTGAAGATCCTAAGATACTAAGTTTTTCATCAGAGCAAATGGATAATCGAAATAGAAATGCATCTTCTCAAGTTTTGCCTGGAAGCATACCTTCCCAGGATATGCTTGTGTTTGGACGAAATGATTCTCAAAATTACTCCAGTGGTAATAATTCAGTTTCTTCTAGAGCCGAGCATTCTCAGATTAGTCCCCAGATGGCACCTTCCTGGTTTGATCAATATGGAACCTTTAAAAATGGGCAGATGTTCCCTATGTATGACGCGCATAAAACCACCACTATGAGGACTGTGGAGCAGCCATTTATTGTTGGTAAATCTTCTGATAGTTTGCACACACGGAATTCAATGGACCAAGTAAATGGTGCTTTTGATACCAGTCAGGTTGCTAATGTCCAGCATAGTTCTACCCCCATCTCAATGGCAAGTGATCATCTCTCTGCCCCTCTTTCATTGCCTCCAAATGTCACTGATCAAAGTTTGGTGGTTGTGAGGCCAAAGAAGCGTAAGAGTGCTACATGTGAGCTTCTACCATGGCATAAAGAGGTGACTCAGTTCCGTAGGCTTCAGAAGAACAG CATGGCAGAACTAGACTGGGCTCAAGCAACAAATCGATTGATTGATAGG GTGGAAGATGAAGCTGAAATTATTGAAGATGGTTTTCCATTTCTTAGACCGAAGAGAAGGCTTATTTTGACAACACAGCTTATGCAGCAATTGCTTCGCCCCCCTCCAGCTGCAATTCTCTCAGTGGATGCCAGTTCAAATTGTGAGAGTGTGGTCTACTCTGTTGCTAGATTAACATTAGGGGATGCATGCAGCTTTTTGTCTGTCTCAGGAAGTGATTCGTCTATGTCTCTGGAGAGTGGAAACCT CCTGGCTGAGAAGCACAAGACATCTGAGAAAATTGGTGATCAGTACTTCACAAAAGTAATGGAAGACTTCATTAGTAGAGCAAGAAAGCTGGAAAATGATTTGTTCAG ATTGGACAATAGAGCCTCAGTCTTGGACTTGAGAGTGGATTGCCAAGATCTAGAGAAGTTTTCTGTCATCAACCGTTTTGCTAAGTTCCATAGCCGGGGGCAAGCTGACGGGCCTGAGACCTCGTCCTCCTCTGATGCAACTGCAAATGCTCAGAAAACCTGCCCTCAGAGATATGTCACCGCACTCCCAATGCCTAGGAACCTCCCTGACAGG tcattttttttttacaggaAATGGGGAGAATACAAGTGCAGCCTGGTTTTTCTCAAGTCTTCACTGTTAGTTGGCCAATATCCCCAAATGTCTatccatataaaatatttattctccTTCCTCTGA